The following proteins come from a genomic window of Musa acuminata AAA Group cultivar baxijiao chromosome BXJ1-7, Cavendish_Baxijiao_AAA, whole genome shotgun sequence:
- the LOC135679574 gene encoding zinc finger protein ENHYDROUS-like: MMELENSSVMTVSNSGSGEASVSSSGHLQPSALQNTDPPPPPIPVVKKKRNLPGTPDPEAEVIALSPKTLMATNRFVCEICNKGFQRDQNLQLHRRGHNLPWKLRQRTGKEVRKRVYVCPETSCVHHDPSRALGDLTGIKKHFCRKHGEKKWKCDKCSKKYAVQSDWKAHSKVCGTREYRCDCGTLFSRRDSFITHRAFCDALAEESAKTGAKPQAEDGKATATQDGAAAAAAGQDAIAATAETAPAAVMAAALPPQQVTPLERQEPEKPTALLQYMPPLSASLANTSGVTTTSNSSSSSSSSSTSLFASLFASATAATAAGHGTATLSDLMGAMGQVDRPFVEPPSLCLATNGRPAPLFSPQALGHDRRPFAPPPPSPHMSATALLQKAAQMGSAATGSSFLRGFGLDAAPSGQQESLQDSSLRWGHHHHAQQQQSETEPSPMLTAGLGLGLRYEPGLMMGSSQLFGPKPATLDFLGLGMGPVGGTPNGGLSALMTSIGGGGLNMGPGTATGGRVGSERKPTSPAIR, from the exons ATGATGGAATTGGAGAATTCCTCCGTCATGACCGTCTCCAACTCTGGGTCCGGGGAGGCTAGCGTCTCCTCCTCCGGCCACCTACAGCCTTCCGCGCTGCAGAACACggacccgccgccgccgccgattcCGGTAGTCAAGAAGAAGAGGAACCTTCCCGGAACGCCGG ATCCGGAGGCGGAGGTGATCGCGCTCTCGCCGAAGACGCTGATGGCGACCAACCGGTTCGTTTGCGAGATATGCAACAAGGGGTTCCAGCGGGACCAGAACCTGCAGCTGCACCGGAGGGGGCACAATTTGCCGTGGAAGCTGCGGCAGAGGACGGGAAAGGAGGTGCGGAAGCGGGTGTACGTGTGCCCTGAAACGAGCTGCGTGCACCACGACCCGTCGCGGGCGCTCGGCGATCTCACCGGCATCAAGAAGCACTTCTGCCGGAAACACggcgagaagaagtggaagtgcgATAAATGCTCTAAGAAGTACGCCGTGCAGTCCGACTGGAAGGCCCACTCCAAGGTCTGCGGCACCCGCGAGTACCGCTGCGACTGCGGCACCCTCTTCTCCCG GCGAGACAGTTTCATCACCCACAGAGCATTCTGCGACGCGCTCGCGGAGGAGAGCGCCAAAACCGGGGCAAAGCCGCAGGCGGAGGACGGAAAGGCAACGGCAACTCAGGacggagctgctgctgctgcggcagGTCAGGACGCAATAGCGGCGACGGCGGAGACAGCTCCGGCCGCTGTGATGGCGGCGGCGTTGCCGCCACAGCAAGTGACACCGCTGGAGAGACAAG AGCCGGAGAAGCCCACCGCACTGCTGCAATACATGCCGCCGCTCTCAGCGTCGCTGGCCAACACCAGCGGTGTCACCACcaccagcaacagcagcagcagcagcagtagcagtagcACCAGCCTGTTCGCGAGCCTTTTTGCGTCGgccaccgccgccaccgcagCAGGTCACGGCACCGCCACCTTATCCGACCTGATGGGCGCGATGGGACAGGTCGACCGGCCCTTCGTGGAACCTCCCTCGCTTTGTCTCGCCACCAACGGAAGGCCGGCGCCGTTGTTCTCGCCGCAGGCGCTGGGTCATGACCGTCGTCCCTTCGCTCCCCCGCCGCCCTCTCCGCACATGTCTGCTACCGCGCTGCTGCAGAAGGCAGCTCAGATGGGATCCGCGGCGACCGGCTCGTCCTTCCTCAGAGGCTTCGGCCTCGATGCAGCTCCCTCGGGGCAGCAAGAGAGTCTCCAGGATAGCAGCCTTCGATGGGGCCACCATCATCACGCCCAGCAGCAGCAGTCGGAAACGGAGCCATCTCCCATGCTAACAGCGGGGCTCGGGCTCGGACTCCGGTACGAGCCGGGCTTGATGATGGGATCCTCCCAATTGTTCGGGCCGAAACCGGCGACACTGGACTTTCTGGGTCTAGGAATGGGGCCGGTGGGCGGCACCCCCAACGGGGGGCTTTCGGCGTTGATGACTTCGATCGGTGGCGGTGGCCTCAACATGGGACCAGGAACAGCTACCGGAGGCCGTGTAGGGTCGGAGAGAAAGCCGACTAGCCCTGCCATTCGCTAG
- the LOC135679575 gene encoding J domain-containing protein required for chloroplast accumulation response 1-like isoform X1, with protein sequence MERFGERDRVLLGYAYRDPFGNLQQPPPPPPHHRNSDVDFADVFGGPPRRSSFYERRRSLADSLDSQSRSRPLSSGLTDEKPVFGELGSPARRRHFGDNFYEDIFPGSDSGSSTSRKLDRDPFFPSAPGSRVLSPNRPVLVGDSSLPPQLSLPKMRFTKGVDHPPFSSPAHHAPYKSEDGDPYASTFPYSPSDSQATPAPDDMRNVGHAFYCQSPLATQTSRGMGRSSEAFSKGSQSERYATSLEGYIGSNNFHFSLYKWAAKGVSLTLSSHSKKTNDVGRCSRLPEVVIQADDLPSDDDDMSTSTSTGVSNNQTETHDNKVLSDAVSTITVDVLPESHSKHLSRTFTGNSGMISDNIKEFSVATPDTKGPELKNLHHLFKDDFEKDGHESLAEKAGGGQRDMNDDFNAKQQVQGQNSEEHLDAVSPRIKDIPVSLEDKMHGSKVRGRVKEFIKIFNLEGSPKRKGTFESGDRKSKEKDRVKNKLEVQASVSAAKTDEEMKPAPTTEEGAFIIESSEVNETSKKGEIPDFYPSSNVPLSGDPSSERKNALEPSSDSTQESIVAPVCNVKESHLVYFDGCLVEQLCQEHMENKQTLSHQDQIKIADAKIREWSKGKEGNIRSLLSTLQYVLWKECGWKPVPLVDIIEGTSVKRAYQKALLCLHPDKLQQRGVAEHQKYIAEKVFDILQEAWDQFNSATNVF encoded by the exons ATGGAGAGGTTCGGCGAGAGGGACCGCGTCCTCCTCGGCTACGCCTACCGCGATCCCTTCGGCAACCTCCAACAACCCCCTCCCCCGCCGCCGCACCACCGCAACTCCGACGTCGACTTTGCCGACGTATTCGGTGGCCCCCCCAGGCGGTCCTCCTTCTACGAGCGCCGCCGCAGCTTGGCGGACTCGCTCGACTCCCAATCCCGCTCTCGCCCTCTGTCCTCGGGGCTGACCGACGAGAAGCCCGTGTTCGGGGAACTCGGAAGCCCGGCTCGGAGGCGGCACTTTGGCGACAATTTCTATGAGGACATATTCCCCGGGAGCGATTCTGGATCATCCACGTCGAGGAAGCTCGACCGGGACCCCTTCTTCCCTTCGGCCCCCGGTTCGAGGGTTCTCAGCCCCAATCGTCCTGTTCTTGTTGGAGATTCGTCGCTGCCACCGCAGCTCAG CCTCCCTAAGATGAGGTTCACGAAAGGCGTAGACCATCCGCCATTCAGTTCTCCTGCACACCATGCTCCATACAAAAGCGAGGATGGAGATCCTTATGCATCCACTTTTCCATATTCACCGAGTGATTCCCAAGCAACTCCAGCACCTGATGATATGAGAAATGTCGGTCACGCTTTTTATTGTCAAAGCCCTTTAGCTACTCAAACTTCTCGTGGCATGGGTAGGTCATCTGAAGCTTTCAGCAAGGGTAGTCAATCCGAAAGATATGCGACCAGTTTAGAAGGCTATATCGGCAGCAACAACTTTCATTTCTCTTTATACAAATGGGCAGCCAAAGGAGTGTCACTCACTCTATCTTCTCACTCAAAAAAAACAAATGATGTTGGTAGATGTAGTAGGCTACCTGAAGTGGTCATACAAGCAGATGACCTGCCATCTGATGATGACGATATGTCTACTTCAACCTCAACCGGAGTATCCAACAATCAGACTGAAACTCATGATAACAAAGTATTAAGCGATGCAGTCTCAACAATTACTGTGGATGTTTTGCCAGAGTCACACTCAAAGCACTTAAGCAGAACTTTTACCGGAAATTCAG GTATGATCAGCGATAACATCAAAGAATTTTCTGTTGCTACACCGGATACTAAAGGACCCGAGTTAAAAAATCTTCatcatctcttcaaggatgattttGAAAAAGATG GACATGAATCATTAGCTGAAAAAGCAGGTGGTGGTCAAAGAGACATGAATGATGATTTTAATGCTAAGCAACAAGTGCAAGGACAAAACTCTGAAGAACATCTTGATGCAGTTAGCCCTAGGATTAAAGATATTCCAGTTTCTTTGGAAGATAAGATGCATGGGAGCAAAGTAAGAGGGAGGGTAAAAGAGTTCATCAAAATCTTCAATCTTGAAGGTTCCCCAAAACGCAAAGGCACATTTGAGAGTGGAGATAGGAAGTCCAAAGAAAAGGACAGAGTCAAAAACAAATTAGAAGTCCAAGCTAGTGTTTCTGCTGCAAAGACAGATGAGGAAATGAAACCTGCCCCAACTACTGAGGAAGGAGCTTTTATCATAGAATCTTCTGAA gTAAATGAAACTTCAAAGAAGGGTGAGATACCTGACTTCTATCCGAGCTCCAATGTTCCTTTGAGTGGTGACCCTTCTTCAGAAAGAAAAAACGCTTTAGAGCCAAGTTCTG ATTCAACTCAAGAAAGCATTGTGGCTCCAGTGTGTAATGTTAAGGAATCCCATTTGGTATATTTTGATGGATGTTTG GTGGAACAACTATGTCAAGAACATATGGAAAATAAACAAACTCTTTCGCATCAAGACCAAATAAAA ATTGCAGATGCCAAAATACGGGAGTGGTCAAAAGGAAAAGAAGGAAATATCCGATCATTGCTATCAACTCTGCAATAT GTTCTTTGGAAAGAATGTGGATGGAAACCAGTTCCGCTTGTTGATATTATTGAAGGAACTTCTGTGAAGAGAGCATATCAGAAGGCGCTGCTTTGTCTGCATCCAGATAAGCTACAGCAAAGAGGTGTTGCTGAGCATCAGAAGTATATTGCAGAAAAGGTTTTTGACATTTTGCAG GAGGCATGGGATCAGTTCAATTCAGCTACTAATGTCTTTTGA
- the LOC103992863 gene encoding homeobox-leucine zipper protein HOX12 has protein sequence MSEGGVSPVEEKMLFPSPVASELCSRMPQASVGETRTRRRRRKAKGDGAGGDAKKKRLSDEQLKFLEMSFQDERKLESGRKVNLATELGLDPKQVAVWFQNRRARHKNKQVEEAYAKLKMAHDAVVFDKCHLENEVFKLKGKLLEAEAEIRKLSLGASGAGASGSNAERGGSSPSSSLSTVSHHPLVGEFGVEGEADLMNIQEYNFNSYMMEWANFYGV, from the exons ATGAGCGAAGGTGGTGTGAGTCCTGTGGAAGAGAAGATGCTGTTCCCCTCACCCGTAGCGTCCGAACTCTGCTCTCGAATGCCTCAAG CGTCGGTAGGCGAGACAAGaacgcggcggaggaggaggaaggcgaAGGGAGACGGAGCGGGAGGAGACGCGAAGAAGAAGCGGCTGAGCGACGAGCAGCTGAAGTTCTTGGAGATGAGCTTCCAGGACGAGAGGAAGCTGGAGTCGGGGAGGAAGGTCAACCTCGCTACCGAGCTCGGGCTCGACCCGAAGCAGGTGGCCGTCTGGTTTCAGAACCGGCGGGCGCGGCACAAGAACAAGCAGGTGGAGGAGGCCTACGCCAAGCTCAAGATGGCTCACGACGCCGTCGTCTTCGACAAATGCCACCTCGAGAACGAG GTGTTCAAACTGAAGGGGAAGCTTTTGGAAGCCGAAGCGGAGATAAGGAAGCTCTCGTTGGGCGCCAGCGGGGCTGGAGCTTCCGGCAGCAACGCCGAGAGAGGCGGCAGCAGCCCGAGCTCATCCCTGTCAACTGTTAGCCACCATCCATTAGTCGGAGAGTTTGgggtggaaggagaagctgacctCATGAACATACAAGAGTATAACTTCAACAGCTACATGATGGAGTGGGCTAATTTCTATGGTGTGTAA
- the LOC103992862 gene encoding deSI-like protein At4g17486: MKSGYKKAWKSLLPLRLNKRSSNRFCMFSKVRSASRTSGNAPVYLNVYDLTPINGYMYWAGLGIFHTGVEVHGVEYAFGAHDYPTSGVFEVEPHQCPGFRFRKSIFMGTTCLDPFQVREFMEIQSVNYYGDTYHLITKNCNHFCQDICFNLTGNSIPKWVNRLARIGSLCNCLLPEALKITAVQHDPVPQTKDGERRKLRSAFSCLSSISMRQKRFSAASLLSPPFRSAFHIGS, translated from the exons ATGAAGTCAGGCTACAAAAAGGCTTGGAAATCCCTGTTACCTCTTCGGCTAAATAAGAGATCTTCCAATCGGTTTTGTATGTTCTCAAAGGTTCGATCGGCCAGCAGAACATCAGGAAATGCACCTGTTTATCTAAATGTGTATGACTTGACACCAATTAATGGCTATATGTACTGGGCAGGCCTTGGGATATTTCACACAGGTGTTGAAG TTCATGGGGTGGAATATGCATTTGGCGCACATGACTATCCAACAAGTGGAGTCTTTGAGGTTGAGCCTCATCAATGTCCAGGATTCAGGTTCAGGAAATCAATATTCATGGGTACAACATGTTTAGACCCATTTCAGGTTCGAGAGTTCATGGAAATTCAGtctgtaaattattatggagacacCTACCACTTGATCACGAAGAACTGCAACCATTTCTGCCAAGATATCTGTTTTAACTTGACTGGTAACTCAATTCCAAAATGGGTGAACCGACTTGCTAGGATAG GTTCCCTCTGCAACTGCCTACTGCCCGAAGCCCTTAAGATAACTGCTGTTCAACATGACCCAGTTCCGCAAACCAAGGATGGTGAGAGGAGGAAGCTGAGGAGTGCTTTCAGTTGTCTGTCCTCGATTTCTATGCGTCAGAAACGCTTCTCTGCTGCTTCTCTGTTATCACCTCCATTTAGAAGTGCCTTTCATATTGGGAGTTAG
- the LOC135679786 gene encoding transcription repressor OFP7-like: MAKRLRLCLSRVLPSFHAFRSKDNGAASSSLNSDDGFDVDFHDHQPPLPLPLPLPRRPHPPLVSASCCRPSRRRSRPARESVSDVHRPAPLPPRETPAYLWRKEEKWWHVVPCVSAHVYGNVPLLPSPEDRLRRRWRDDPNDGRAAATGRRKKVASRRRALLRRRARGRSYSSADDDSGWFSSDEETETLMSTTDVEPSDTVLRRRRRCRRKSVIRGDGRSSWPSPEGAAAVKRLIPCAAPAVRESFAVVKLSEDPREDFLRSMAEMVVEKEIFDADGLEQLLRCFLSLNSRQHHPAIVTAFEEIWDSLFPAVAAGTNAARRRSSPHSTL, encoded by the coding sequence ATGGCCAAGCGGCTGCGTCTCTGTTTGTCCCGCGTGCTCCCCTCCTTCCATGCCTTCCGCTCCAAGGACAACGGGGCCGCTTCTTCCTCCCTCAACTCCGACGACGGCTTCGACGTCGACTTCCATGATCACCAgcctcccctccccctccccctccccctgccCCGCCGTCCCCATCCCCCGCTAGTCTCCGCCAGTTGTTGCCGCCCTTCCCGCCGCCGGTCGCGCCCCGCCAGAGAGAGCGTCTCTGACGTCCACCGGCCCGCGCCGCTGCCCCCTCGGGAGACGCCGGCGTACCTCTGGCGGAAGGAGGAGAAGTGGTGGCACGTCGTGCCCTGCGTCAGCGCACACGTCTACGGCAATGTGCCGCTCCTCCCTTCGCCCGAAGATCGACTCCGACGACGGTGGCGGGACGATCCCAACGATGGCCGCGCCGCTGCGACGGGGCGCCGGAAAAAAGTGGCGTCCAGAAGGAGGGCTCTCTTGCGGCGCCGAGCGCGGGGCAGGAGTTACTCCTCGGCCGACGACGATAGTGGGTGGTTTAGCAGCGACGAGGAAACCGAAACGTTGATGTCGACGACAGACGTGGAGCCCTCGGACACCGTGCTGCGACGCCGCCGCCGTTGCCGGCGGAAGAGCGTCATCCGCGGCGACGGAAGGAGCAGCTGGCCATCGCCGGAGGGTGCGGCGGCGGTGAAGAGGCTGATCCCGTGCGCGGCGCCGGCGGTGAGGGAGAGCTTCGCGGTCGTGAAGCTGTCGGAGGATCCCAGGGAGGACTTCCTGCGGTCGATGGCGGAgatggtggtggagaaggagatcTTCGACGCTGATGGTTTGGAGCAGCTGCTGCGATGCTTCCTGTCCCTGAATTCACGCCAACACCACCCCGCAATCGTCACGGCCTTCGAGGAAATCTGGGACTCCCTTTTTCCGGCGGTGGCTGCGGGCACCAACGCTGCCCGGCGCCGCTCTTCCCCGCACTCTACGTTGTAG
- the LOC103993035 gene encoding probable polyol transporter 6, which yields MAESGSTVDQKVKDGRNKYAFACSFIASFISVLMGYDTGVMSGAMLFIQEDLKATDGQIQVLAGILNACALVGSLTAGRVSDWIGRRYTIVVAAAIFFLGSLLMSLGLNFAMLMAGRCVAGVGVGYALMIAPVYSVEVSSPSSRGCLSSLPEMCISLGILFGYLSNYIFGKLPLIYGWRLMLGVAMVPSVALAFSIFAMPESPRWLVMQGRIKDARDVLRRVSNTKEEAERRLEDIKATVGIDRSCTEDVVQVVSKHHGEGVWKELLRPTPTVRRILTATIGIHIFQHATGIEAIVLYSPRIFKKAGLVTKNQQFLATIGVGVFKTLFILVAILLVDKAGRRKLLLTSLSGMILSLTGLGTVMTLARHSREKLLWAQVSCVVFVFSFVTSFSIGLGPVTWVYCSEIFPLRLRAQGTSLGVAINRLMNSAMSMSFISLYKAITIGGAFFLLAGIGVVAWAFYFFCCPETKGRALEEEMEQVFNKGSNTNPRNKQEDEKERVKA from the exons ATGGCAGAGAGTGGCTCGACAGTGGATCAGAAGGTGAAGGATGGAAGGAACAAGTATGCCTTTGCCTGTTCCTTCATAGCTTCTTTCATCTCTGTCTTGATGGGTTACG ACACAGGGGTCATGAGCGGCGCCATGCTGTTCATCCAAGAAGACCTCAAGGCCACCGACGGTCAAATCCAAGTCCTCGCCGGGATCCTCAACGCCTGCGCCTTGGTAGGATCGCTGACTGCTGGCAGGGTCTCCGACTGGATCGGCCGCCGCTACACcatcgtcgtcgccgccgccatcTTCTTCCTCGGTTCGCTCCTCATGAGCCTGGGGCTCAACTTCGCCATGCTAATGGCAGGCAGGTGCGTCGCGGGCGTCGGCGTCGGATATGCTCTTATGATCGCCCCCGTCTACTCCGTGGAGGTCTCCTCCCCGTCCTCCCGCGGCTGCCTCAGCTCCCTGCCGGAGATGTGCATCAGCCTCGGCATCCTGTTCGGCTACCTCTCCAACTACATCTTCGGGAAGCTCCCGCTGATCTACGGTTGGCGCTTGATGCTCGGTGTCGCCATGGTCCCTTCCGTTGCCCTGGCCTTCAGCATCTTCGCCATGCCGGAGTCCCCGCGGTGGCTGGTCATGCAGGGCCGCATCAAGGACGCGAGGGACGTGCTGCGACGAGTGTCAAACACCAAGGAGGAGGCGGAGCGCCGGCTGGAGGACATCAAGGCCACCGTGGGGATCGACAGGAGCTGCACCGAAGACGTGGTGCAAGTTGTGAGCAAGCACCACGGGGAAGGCGTGTGGAAGGAGCTGCTGCGACCGACGCCGACCGTGAGGCGCATCCTGACGGCCACCATCGGCATCCACATCTTCCAGCACGCCACCGGGATCGAAGCCATCGTCCTCTACAGCCCGAGGATCTTCAAGAAGGCGGGCCTGGTGACCAAGAACCAACAATTTCTTGCCACCATCGGCGTCGGCGTCTTCAAAACACTGTTCATCTTGGTGGCCATCCTCCTCGTCGATAAGGCCGGCAGGAGGAAGCTGCTACTCACCAGCTTGAGCGGGATGATTCTCTCTCTCACAGGGCTTGGGACTGTCATGACGCTGGCGAGGCACTCACGGGAGAAGCTACTTTGGGCGCAGGTATCGTGTGTGGTGTTTGTGTTCTCCTTCGTCACCTCCTTCTCCATTGGGCTCGGCCCCGTAACCTGGGTCTACTGCTCTGAGATCTTTCCTCTGAGGCTGAGGGCACAAGGAACCAGCTTGGGCGTGGCAATCAACAGGCTGATGAATTCCGCCATGTCCATGTCCTTCATCTCACTCTACAAGGCCATAACCATCGGCGGTGCCTTCTTCCTCCTTGCGGGCATCGGGGTCGTAGCATGGGCCTTCTACTTCTTTTGCTGTCCTGAGACAAAAGGGAGGGCCCTGGAGGAAGAGATGGAGCAGGTCTTCAACAAAGGAAGCAACACAAATCCTCGGAACAAGCAAGAAGACGAGAAGGAAAGAGTTAAAGCTTGA
- the LOC135679575 gene encoding J domain-containing protein required for chloroplast accumulation response 1-like isoform X2, giving the protein MERFGERDRVLLGYAYRDPFGNLQQPPPPPPHHRNSDVDFADVFGGPPRRSSFYERRRSLADSLDSQSRSRPLSSGLTDEKPVFGELGSPARRRHFGDNFYEDIFPGSDSGSSTSRKLDRDPFFPSAPGSRVLSPNRPVLVGDSSLPPQLSLPKMRFTKGVDHPPFSSPAHHAPYKSEDGDPYASTFPYSPSDSQATPAPDDMRNVGHAFYCQSPLATQTSRGMGRSSEAFSKGSQSERYATSLEGYIGSNNFHFSLYKWAAKGVSLTLSSHSKKTNDVGRCSRLPEVVIQADDLPSDDDDMSTSTSTGVSNNQTETHDNKVLSDAVSTITVDVLPESHSKHLSRTFTGNSGMISDNIKEFSVATPDTKGPELKNLHHLFKDDFEKDGHESLAEKAGGGQRDMNDDFNAKQQVQGQNSEEHLDAVSPRIKDIPVSLEDKMHGSKVRGRVKEFIKIFNLEGSPKRKGTFESGDRKSKEKDRVKNKLEVQASVSAAKTDEEMKPAPTTEEGAFIIESSEVNETSKKGEIPDFYPSSNVPLSGDPSSERKNALEPNSTQESIVAPVCNVKESHLVYFDGCLVEQLCQEHMENKQTLSHQDQIKIADAKIREWSKGKEGNIRSLLSTLQYVLWKECGWKPVPLVDIIEGTSVKRAYQKALLCLHPDKLQQRGVAEHQKYIAEKVFDILQEAWDQFNSATNVF; this is encoded by the exons ATGGAGAGGTTCGGCGAGAGGGACCGCGTCCTCCTCGGCTACGCCTACCGCGATCCCTTCGGCAACCTCCAACAACCCCCTCCCCCGCCGCCGCACCACCGCAACTCCGACGTCGACTTTGCCGACGTATTCGGTGGCCCCCCCAGGCGGTCCTCCTTCTACGAGCGCCGCCGCAGCTTGGCGGACTCGCTCGACTCCCAATCCCGCTCTCGCCCTCTGTCCTCGGGGCTGACCGACGAGAAGCCCGTGTTCGGGGAACTCGGAAGCCCGGCTCGGAGGCGGCACTTTGGCGACAATTTCTATGAGGACATATTCCCCGGGAGCGATTCTGGATCATCCACGTCGAGGAAGCTCGACCGGGACCCCTTCTTCCCTTCGGCCCCCGGTTCGAGGGTTCTCAGCCCCAATCGTCCTGTTCTTGTTGGAGATTCGTCGCTGCCACCGCAGCTCAG CCTCCCTAAGATGAGGTTCACGAAAGGCGTAGACCATCCGCCATTCAGTTCTCCTGCACACCATGCTCCATACAAAAGCGAGGATGGAGATCCTTATGCATCCACTTTTCCATATTCACCGAGTGATTCCCAAGCAACTCCAGCACCTGATGATATGAGAAATGTCGGTCACGCTTTTTATTGTCAAAGCCCTTTAGCTACTCAAACTTCTCGTGGCATGGGTAGGTCATCTGAAGCTTTCAGCAAGGGTAGTCAATCCGAAAGATATGCGACCAGTTTAGAAGGCTATATCGGCAGCAACAACTTTCATTTCTCTTTATACAAATGGGCAGCCAAAGGAGTGTCACTCACTCTATCTTCTCACTCAAAAAAAACAAATGATGTTGGTAGATGTAGTAGGCTACCTGAAGTGGTCATACAAGCAGATGACCTGCCATCTGATGATGACGATATGTCTACTTCAACCTCAACCGGAGTATCCAACAATCAGACTGAAACTCATGATAACAAAGTATTAAGCGATGCAGTCTCAACAATTACTGTGGATGTTTTGCCAGAGTCACACTCAAAGCACTTAAGCAGAACTTTTACCGGAAATTCAG GTATGATCAGCGATAACATCAAAGAATTTTCTGTTGCTACACCGGATACTAAAGGACCCGAGTTAAAAAATCTTCatcatctcttcaaggatgattttGAAAAAGATG GACATGAATCATTAGCTGAAAAAGCAGGTGGTGGTCAAAGAGACATGAATGATGATTTTAATGCTAAGCAACAAGTGCAAGGACAAAACTCTGAAGAACATCTTGATGCAGTTAGCCCTAGGATTAAAGATATTCCAGTTTCTTTGGAAGATAAGATGCATGGGAGCAAAGTAAGAGGGAGGGTAAAAGAGTTCATCAAAATCTTCAATCTTGAAGGTTCCCCAAAACGCAAAGGCACATTTGAGAGTGGAGATAGGAAGTCCAAAGAAAAGGACAGAGTCAAAAACAAATTAGAAGTCCAAGCTAGTGTTTCTGCTGCAAAGACAGATGAGGAAATGAAACCTGCCCCAACTACTGAGGAAGGAGCTTTTATCATAGAATCTTCTGAA gTAAATGAAACTTCAAAGAAGGGTGAGATACCTGACTTCTATCCGAGCTCCAATGTTCCTTTGAGTGGTGACCCTTCTTCAGAAAGAAAAAACGCTTTAGAGCCAA ATTCAACTCAAGAAAGCATTGTGGCTCCAGTGTGTAATGTTAAGGAATCCCATTTGGTATATTTTGATGGATGTTTG GTGGAACAACTATGTCAAGAACATATGGAAAATAAACAAACTCTTTCGCATCAAGACCAAATAAAA ATTGCAGATGCCAAAATACGGGAGTGGTCAAAAGGAAAAGAAGGAAATATCCGATCATTGCTATCAACTCTGCAATAT GTTCTTTGGAAAGAATGTGGATGGAAACCAGTTCCGCTTGTTGATATTATTGAAGGAACTTCTGTGAAGAGAGCATATCAGAAGGCGCTGCTTTGTCTGCATCCAGATAAGCTACAGCAAAGAGGTGTTGCTGAGCATCAGAAGTATATTGCAGAAAAGGTTTTTGACATTTTGCAG GAGGCATGGGATCAGTTCAATTCAGCTACTAATGTCTTTTGA